One part of the Stegostoma tigrinum isolate sSteTig4 chromosome 14, sSteTig4.hap1, whole genome shotgun sequence genome encodes these proteins:
- the LOC125457881 gene encoding SLAM family member 5-like: MKFSGLLTVQVFQLASVFHLCVVHGGELFARPDTITNVAAGEEVLFPIQSQGREDQCNITFKSRFPQTFEILELKSNNPEKLHIVYPLYQHRVGIYRNSVILYDVQVNDSGEYEMRIDCGTKLKRHDRSSYRKHVFVYHLFVVCNDALLARPDTITNARKGAQVRFPMQPEGNDSYDVTFGLKLPRAFKILTWKSSNPEKLHIVHPLYRHRVGIQRDYVVLNDVQVIDTGVYEIYVDYYGTVLKNRGHSMFTLHVIEPVSHPMTAIYGNCVNSTNITLGCSVSKESNITIHWEKVSVSGVLSEIYNGSMLVVDCGNEEEQYEYRCFVENPVSNATSNLVTIGPYYRTNTKGQRTCLIVLVPLAFIVVVSASVFLWSIKRKPDSEQEIAIGN; the protein is encoded by the exons ATGAAATTCTCTGGGTTATTAACTGTTCAGGTCTTCCAACTTGCCTCAG TGTTCCATCTGTGTGTAGTGCATGGAGGAGAATTATTTGCCAGACCAGATACCATCACAAATGTCGCAGCAGGAGAGGAGGTACTGTTCCCTATTCAGTCTCAAGGCAGAGAAGATCAGTGCAACATCACATTCAAATCAAGATTTCCACAGACCTTTGAGATTTTAGAACTGAAGTCAAATAATCCAGAGAAGCTTCACATTGTGTACCCACTGTATCAACACAGAGTTGGAATCTACAGAAATTCTGTCATTTTATATGATGTACAGGTTAATGACAGTGGGGAATATGAAATGCGCATTGATTGTGGAACAAAGTTGAAAAGACATGACAGAAGTAGTTACAGGAAGCACGTTTTTG TATATCACTTGTTTGTGGTGTGTAATGATGCACTCCTGGCCAGACCTGACACCATTACTAATGCTAGAAAAGGGGCACAGGTTCGGTTCCCTATGCAGCCCGAAGGCAATGATTCGTATGATGTAACATTTGGATTGAAACTTCCACGGGCTTTTAAGATCTTAACATGGAAATCCAGTAATCCAGAGAAACTGCACATTGTGCACCCACTGTACCGACACAGAGTTGGAATTCAGAGAGATTATGTGGTGCTGAATGATGTACAAGTGATTGACACAGGTGTATATGAAATATATGTTGACTATTACGGAACAGTACTGAAAAACCGTGGTCACAGTATGTTCACATTACATGTAATTG AACCAGTTTCCCATCCTATGACAGCAATTTATGGTAACTGtgtgaattcaacaaatatcacCTTGGGCTGCTCTGTCTCCAAAGAATCAAATATCACGATTCACTGGGAGAAGGTGTCTGTTTCTGGAGTTCTCAGTGAGATCTATAACGGGAGCATGCTTGTGGTAGACTGTGGAAATGAAGAAGAACAATATGAATACAGATGCTTTGTAGAAAATCCAGTTAGTAACGCAACCAGCAACCTAGTGACTATTGGCCCATATTACAGGACCAATACAAAAG GTCAAAGAACATGTTTGATCGTTCTGGTCCCTCTGGCGTTCATTGTTGTAGTTTCTGCTAGTGTGTTCCTCTGGAGTATAAAAAG AAAGCCAGATTCTGAACAAGAAATAGCAATTGGAAATTAA